The genome window ACCGAGGACCGCAAGTTCTTCATGAAGCGGACCGAAGTGCATTGCGCGCGCTGCGAGGCGCATCTGGGACACGTGTTCCCGGACGGACCGCGGCCGACCGGCCTGCGCTACTGCATCAACGGCGTCGCGCTCGACTTCGAGCCCAAGGCCTAGTCGAGGAAGCTCGCCGCGTCGACGTTGCCGATATTGCCGAACAATTGCTGCAGGAAGCCTACGCCCTGCACCTCGGCATCGGTGACGCGGCGCGAGAGGGCGATCACCCTGCCCCGTTCGAGGCCGAACCGTTCGACATTGCTGACGGTGCCGGCATCGGTGAACGAGATCGCGACGACCTCGCGGTCGATCTCCTCGGGGGCGCGCAGACCGAAATGGCGGAAGCGGCTCTGGACGTAGTACCAGCCGCTTTCCTCGAGAAGGCCCGAGGCGGTCGGGCGGCCGATGATCTCGGCCACGTCGTCCTGATCGGACACGCCCACGCGGATGTCCGACAATGCCGGATCGGGGGGCACGTAGCCGTGATTGCGATATACCGCGCTGCAGGAGGCGAGCCCCACGAGGGCCGCGATCGCCAGGATGCGCCGCAACGCTGGTGCCATGATATCAGATCCTGCCTCTTGTCTCACCGGCTGGGCGCGGCTTACCTCCTGCTACAGCAAGATACGGGCTTACATCAAGAATGGAGAGATCATGACCGAGACCGCCCGCAGATCGACGCCGACGAAGTTCCGTCTGAGCGCCCTGAGCCGGACGCGGCCCCATGAATTCGAGATCGTGCCGGACCAGTCGGCCCTGTCCGCGCTGGCGGGCGAGCTCGATCTTTCGGCCCTCCGCAAGCTGCGCCTCACGGGCGAGCTTGTCCCCGAGGGGCGGTCGGACTGGCGGCTGGAGGCGATGCTGGGTGCCACGCTGGTGCAGCCCTGCGGCGTGACGCTCGAGCCGGTGACGACCCGCGTCGACGAGCCCGTCCGGCGTCGCTATGTCGAGGGGCTGGATCGCGACGCGCTGCCCTCCGAGCAGGAGATGCCCGAGGATGACAGCGTCGAGGCCCTGCCCGATACGCTGGACCTCGAAGCGGTCATGCACGAGGCGCTGATCCTCGCCGTGCCGCCCTTCCCCCGCGCCCCGGGGGCCGAGGCGCTCGACATGGCGGTGACGGAGCCCGGCTCCACCCCCATGACGGACGACGACGCGAAGCCGCTGGCCGGGCTGCGCGACGCGATGAAACGCTCGGAACACTAACCCGAGAAGGTCACGCCCACCGATCTGCAATCCGGGTAGATGTCGGGCTTGCGGGACGACACGCGGGCCTCGACCACGTGGTCGAGGCCCGTGACGAAGGCGTGGATGCGGCTTGTCAGTTCTTCCTGCGTCGCGATGTGCGTGCCCGCATATTCGCGGATGTGATCGGCCACCCGGTCGTAATCGACATGCAGGGTGCCGTCGGCATCGGGCACGTCGATCCGCATTTCGACGCTGACGAGGACGCGCTGCCGGTCACGCTGCTCCGCCTCGTGGATGCCGAGGAACATGCGGATCTCGAGATCCTCGAGCCGGATGTCAAAGCGCGCCATCGACGCCATCCTCCTGTGCGAGAAAGGCCACATCGCGGCCGAGTTCCATCAGTGACTGCCCCCCGTCGAGCGTGACGATGTGACCGTCGAGGCCCTTTTCGCGCCAGAGATATTCGAGCGTGCGCGCGATATCCTCGGGGAAAACCCTGCGACCGAGCGGATTGATCCGCGCGGTTTTCTGGAACTCCGCCTCGCTCTGCGCGCCGGAGACCAGCGTGATGCTGGGCGCGATGCCGCAGACCCGTGGCCGCCCGCCCAGGCGCTTCGCCAGCAACCGGGTCGCCGACAGAAGCGCCGACTTGCTGATCGTGTAGGTGAAGAAGTCGGGGTTGAGCGCGAAGACCTTGTTGTCGAGCATGTTGACGACGAGCCCGTCGCCCCCGCCCGCCTGATCCGCCATCCGTGCCGAGAGGCGGACCGGAGCCTTGAGATTCACCGCCAGATGATCGTCAAACTTCGCCTCGTCGAGATCGAGGAGATCGTCGTTCGAGAAGGTGGAGGCGTTGTTGAGCAGCAGATCGACCGGACCTGTCGCTGCGAGGGCCGCGTCGAAGATCCGGTCGATCGCGCCTGCATCCGCAAGGTCGCCCTGCACCACCGCACAGGAATGCCCGTCTCGACCGAGCTCATCCGACAGCGCCTGCGCCGCGTCGGTCGATCGGTTGCAATGGATCGTGACGGCCCATCCGAGCGCCGCGAAATGACGCGCGACGGATGCGCCGATCCGCCTGGCCCCACCGGTGACGAGAAGATGCGGCATCCCCGCCCCCCTTTACGAAAACGGGCACCGCCAAGGGTGCCCGCAACGGCCGCATCACACGGCAAAGAATGGTGGGTGATAAGAGATTTGAACTCCTGACATCTTCGATGTGAACGAAGCAACTGCCAGCCAAGTTATTGATCTCTTCCCCACAGTTCTCTTTATGCATGAACTATGGCGATGGTCCAGACCGAGAACACGTAGTGATCCCGGTTCACTGAACCAGAGAGCGCTTCGTAATAATCTATCATTAAGTTGACGTCAGGAGATTTACCGTGAGAAAAGCACCAGTCAGTGCCACTAGCGGTACACTGGCCCATAGCATAATTTTATGCCCGATGGTGTCCTCGCTCTAACGCGTACATTCAATGTAGCTCGTATGTGGCCTCTTCACAAAACGATCGATAGAAGGGTTCGCGGAAGCTTTCCAACTAAGCGCTATCATCTTACGCCGCATCGAAGCCTACCAGCTCGATGTTCCTCCAGGGGCTAGGCCACCGACCATTACGAATCACCCCAACGAGCTAAAAGCTTGCGAACGGACGATTCTGACAAAATTTGCAGCGACTACGCCATACCGCCATCGAAAGCGTACACGCCGACGTCCAACGAACCTCAGCGTGAAGGCAAATGTCAAACCAGTGTTACAGCGGAGCAGGTCATGTCTAGTTTATAGGTTCTCCGCTGTCACACACGTTCAACGCAAGTTCTGCTAGCCATTTCTGCAGAAAAGTGCAAAAAAGTGGTCGAAAGAGCTGGGAAGCATGCATGCTGATTGAATTTTCTGTACAGAATCACCGTACGTTCCGCACCAAACAGACATTTACTATGGCAGCAACTGCGACGACACAGCGCGCGGGTCATGGACACGTACTTCAAACCGGTTTTCCAGCAATGCCGTTTGTCCTTACTGAGGCATGTATATTCGGTGCCAATGGTTCCGGGAAGTCTTCCTTGATAAATGCTATGGCAGCGATGAAACATTTTGTTCGAACTAGCGGCAAAAATTCGCCAGGCGATCAATTTGAGACTAAGCCATTCGTATTTGACTCAACATCACACAAAGAAGCTTCGGAATTCGAAGTGGTCTTTATCGTGGGCGATCTGATCTATCATTACGGTTTTTCGCTCACAAAAAACAGAGTTATCGAAGAATGGCTTTTTGCACGGTCAAAAACCACAGGAAGAGAGCGCCACATATTCTCTCGGGAATTTAATCCCTTGGAGGGTGAATACGATTGGCACCTAAATTCCAGCCAATTGAAGGGCGAACGGGATAGCTGGAAGTCCCAAACCTTAGAGAATGCGCTGTTCCTCAGCACGGCAGTTCGACTCAATGCCGAATACCTAGATCCTGTCTTCAACTGGATTACAAAATCGTGGCAGTTGATATATTCAGACGAACTAGAGCATCGCACAAGCCGAACTACCGATTGGCTTAGGGAAGAGGAAAAGAAAAAGAGAATTTTGCAGTTTCTCGCAAGCGCCGATATAGAACTTGCTGACGTTAGCGTAGAAGACAAAGAAGTTCCTGCAGAAGTTTTTTCCGTTGTAAAGGCATTTGTCGAGAGCCAGAACGATGGCGAAAAACTAGATATAAATGATATGAAAATGCCGGATCTCACCACCTATAGGGTTGACTCAGAGGGAACAAAGAGGAGCCTTGCTTTTAGAGAAGAATCTTCTGGGACCCAAGCTCTATTTGGCTTATCAGCTGTAATACTAGATACCCTTGACAACGGAAGAACTTTGGTAGTGGATGAACTTAACACTGGACTTCATCCACTGGCCTTTCAGCATCTAGTTGGCCTTTTTGCTTCAGAGAAAATAAATAGCAAAGGCGCACAGTTAGTTTTTACAACGCATGACACCTCAGTTGCAGACCAAGAATGCTTAGGAAGAGATCAGATTTGGATGGTAGAGAAAGATCCTCAGCTGTCGGCTCGCCTCGTTCCTCTGTCGGACTTCAAGGAACGTGGAGCTAAAGGGTTCCAAAAGAAGTATTTGGATGGTCGGTTTGGTGGTGTTCCCAGAGTACTTGAGTAAACTCTAATGAAACGAAAATCAAAGTCTATTCGAGAACTCAGACGGCCCCGCCCAACTAAAACTGAAAGAGACAAGGTATTAATCGTAACAGAGGGAGAGAAAACTGAGCCAGACTACTTCAATAGGCTCATTGCCACTTTGGGATTAACTACGGCCAAAGTTCGCGTCTCGGGTGAAGGCGGAGCTGCTCCAGTGAGTGTATTCGAAGCTGCAGAACAAATTCTAATACGCGATGACGATTTTGAACAAGTATATGTAGTGTTCGATAGAGATGAGCACGAATCTTATGATGAGGCTATTGCTAAAGTTCATGGCCTTTCTCAGAGAAATGCTTTTCGAAAGAAGACGATCAAGGCAATTACTTCTGTCCCGTGCTTCGAGGTTTGGTTCAGATTACACGCTTCTAATAGCTGCAAGCCTTATACCGGCAACGCAGGAGGTCAGACAGCGGCTAAAGCACTAGTTTCAGACTTGAGAACCGCCGAAATACATGGGGAAAAAGTATTTTCCAATTATGACAAAAAAAACTGCGAAGCTTTTTTTAGACAATTAGCTTTGCATCGTTCGGAAGCAAAAACTAGATCAGCTCGGGTGCTTAGCCAGGCAAAGGCTCGTGGCGATGCGGAACATCATGAAAACCCATCGACGAGAGTTCATCTAGTTGTCGAGGCATTAGAGAAACTATCTAAGAACTCATAGCGGAAAGCAGATATGGTATGCCTTCCGATCTTTTGCTTTTCTTGATTGTCTGAAATTTTTTGCAAACAGAACGCTATAGCCGTAAACTGATACAGTCCGCTTACCAAAGCCTAGGGGCCTAAGCTCGACGCGGCGAGCTTGAACCAAAGTTTTGCCCATAAACTTTTCAATACCTCTCTCCCTTATTGTATAACCATGAACGTTTAGGCTCAGGCCCATTTAGTTGGTTGGGCGAACTTGATCCGCCGTCTGTAAGCGAGAACTGCGGATCAGGACAGTTCTGCTCGCGACTTAGGAAGCGTTACACCGCTGCGTATGCGCGACGATCGGATGTCAGGCCTTCGCGCAACGCCGCGAGCGTGGGGATGGGCAGTTATGACGGGTCGGTGGTCTTATGGACGATCCGAGCACCGTGCAGCATCAGAAGATTATCGTACGGATAGACCCGCACCGCCGTCGGCCACGCAGCCATCGCGATTGAGAATGAAACCGTCTGCACGATCGTCTCAGACGAACCGTCAGGCAACTCTCGAATGATCCGATGGGAGAAGTCATGAACGCGTCGCATGGGGCGATCTAAGCGAGAACGTAAGATGAACGCCAGAGATATTTTGTCTTGTCAGCTGGACGGGCTTATCGGCTTCTGCCCTGCCTCTAAACGACTATCCTCCAGCCACCCAGTCCTTGGCCTGCAGAGGTCTGGGCCGAGATGACGCGCTCGACAATCTGGCTAGTTGGCGCATGGGGGCGATGCGTGATCGAGATCGGGGATGATGCATGGTCCAGAAGCAAGCTCTCTTCGCCAGTCATGTGCGCGGAGCGGGACGCTAAGCCCAAGATGACGGCCGGAGACGCGTTCGCTTGGGATCAGGTCGGCGCGCCCCGTGTCATACGATCGGTTCGACCCGTGGGCCCCGTGCTCCGTGCCGACGCCCCGACCAGCGGCCGGTCCTACGTGCCGCCTCCCGCGCCCGCTCTCGTTCCGGTCGGAGGCAAGTTTAAAAAGCCCTCAACGCGGCATGCGGTCGTGGATGGGCTACGCACTGGTATCGTATCGCTGCCCGGCGGCGCGCTGCTCCTGCTTACCGGCATTATCGGACTCGCGCTTCGCCGTTGCCATGGACCGTCCTCCAGATATCGCGTGGCCGTGTCAGGCTGATGGTATATCCCCAACCGTCGCTGAATGCGGAGTGTTACCTGCCGGGCGCGGCACGAGGCTGGAGATTCGGAGCCCTCGCGGTCCATCGTATCGTGAGCGCGAGTACGAGCTTCCAGCCAAGCATCACTACCGAATTCCGCGATCAGCTTCTCGGCGTCACGGTGAACTGCGGCACGCGCATCGAGGAATCTACGAACGAAATCGAGCATACTGACAAGGTTGCATGCCAGCATGGCGAGGTGAGGGCCAGATTGTGTCCGACAGCCGACTTGTGAAAAATATTCGGGGCGCAGAAAAGTTTTCCTGCGCCCCTAACCAACCTTTCGGTAGATTAGATTCGCCCGGCCAAGGCACGAATCACATCAAAAGGTTGAAATAGTATGTTACGAACAATCGCAGCGAGTGCAATGCTCGCTCTTTGCGCAAGTGCTGCCTCGGCAGCGACACTTGTCTATACTGGAGACTACTACAACGAAAGGAACGTATCGGGAGATACCGAGCCATGTGTCAATTCGTGCAATGGAGTAGTTCAAGAAGGCTTTGGACCCTTTGACAGAATTCAAATGAAGGTCGAACTGAATCGTAGGCTTTTACCATTCGAATATTTTGATTTCTTCGAACGCAACCAGGTGTCGGACGAATCCGGGCTAACCGTTCTGTCTTTCTGGGCAAGCAATGGTATTTTCAGCACCAGCCAAACAGATATCGCGTCTTTTACCGCAGGTGCTGACGGCAATATAGCTGAATGGGACATCAGATTCGGCGAGAATAGCGGGTTCGACGATGATTATTCGCAGTCAACCTCGCTTATGGACAGATCATCTCACCGGCGAGAGTACGCGCTCGAGGATGGCATCGGCGCAACTTTTGCCGATGCGTCGACCTACGGCCCAGGAACCTGGAGTTACGTCGAAGGTACCGCAGCTGCCCCGGACGAGATCGCAGCAGTACCGCTACCAGCTTCCGTTCCCCTCCTAGCGACCGGCTTCGGCATCCTAGCATTCATCCGACGTCGCAAAGCCACCTCTTAGAGACTGTCCGAGCCGGAGGAATTTTCCGCAGACATATGTCGTCTAAGATCGAACTGCCTGACGTTGTTACAAGGTTACAGTAAGATAAATGCTTAAGCAGATCGGGGCAGAGGAACTTTTTCCGAGCCCCGATCACAACCGTTTGGTAACCTGATCATGCCGAGCCACGGCGAATCAAGTTACAGGATTGATATAATGAGATCTCTTATTGCTGGAGGCGCACTGATTGCGGCCTCTGCCGTTATGGCAGACGCAGCAGTGTATCAGTACGACATTACAGTCGAATTAAAAGAAGCCACAGTTCTTCAAGCTTATGGATATTCGAACTCTAGTCCGACCAATATTCCGAGTGGCGTTTCATGTTTCGAAGGTGATTCCTACTTTACATGCGAAGGTGATGCATCTGGCGTGGAAGATCTACGAGGCACAGGTGCTCTTTCTGGATACCCGGATATCTTATCTGCCTCTCTATTCTTAGATACTGATTATTCGATCCGCGACGGGGGGCGAGAACCCGTGTGTTTTGGATCCGGATTACTTTGCAGCAGATCCAGTATATATGGATATTACGCTTCCCCAACAGGATTTGGAATTTACCGATCCTTGAGCGGTCAAACAGATGAGAACTTCACATCTAATGGCTTCTTCTATGAGGATGATGCCTCATACGAATTCTCATTCGGCGGGATTGGATATTACACCATAGCGGGTATCAGATTGCAGTACGTGACTACGTCACTTGATATCTCCGAAGTTTCGCCGATACCAGTTCCCGCGTCACTTCCGTTGCTACTCGCTGGTTTAGGCACCCTCGGGTTCGCCCGTCGGCGTAGCAATGAACGTAAACAAACCCACACCTTCGGCACCAAGGATTAGTTCATGTCACCGTTTATTATCGCAGTCGTTGCGCTTGCAGTTTCCGTCGTTAATGCTGAGGCTGCTGTCTACCGCTACGACGTCAGCATGGAGCGTAATTACGCTGGATATTTTAGCGTTTCGGGATCTAGCGATTTTTTTCCTGACGAAGTGCCAACCGGAGTTTCATGCCAAGGCCCCGCCCCATTAATTCAGTGCGATGGTTTCGGGGCCGAAGATGCCTTTACGATGTCTGACCTATTTCCACTAACGACTACAGCAACATACATATTCGATACTGCTTCGCCGAACGCGAACCCTTTTTGCATAGGATCTGGCCCGCTCTGTCGAGCACTTGAATTTGGGATCACGATGGTGACTGCCTCACCTTCCGGTTTTACGGTCGATTCATCTCTATCCGCTGGCGGTTACTTCGTTGACCAAGACCGCCTCTTCTATGCTGATGACGGCCAGAACCCGTTCTCGTTTGGCGGCGTCGATTATAAAGCCGGCGGAATCACCGTCAGTTATAACAGAACGGGACTGAATATTTCGGAGGTATCACCGATTCCGCTTCCTGCAAGCCTGCCTATGCTTTGTGCTGGAATAGCGCTTATCGGCTTTCTTCGTCGTAGAACGACTTAATCGGTTGGCCCCCGGCGTGAACCGGGGGCCGCTTATTACGCGGCGCGTTCTGGTAGCGCCGGCATATCCTCGATTGTCCGATCGTCCATGATCTGAACCAGAACGTCGGTGACATACTTCCGCATGGCTTCTTCGCCTTCCGAGTTCGGATGGATGCCGTCGCCTTCCAGCCAATTTTCGTGGTTCGAGATCATCCATCGATAGAAATCGAAGTACGGCCGGCCGGACGGGCCGATGCACCACGGGGCTTCTCTCTTTAGAAGCGGGATGATCTCTTGCTCGTTGAAGGGCTCGGACCCGTTTTCAGGGCTGGCAAAGGTGGACCCGCCGTAGTTTCGGAACGTGAGAGACCCCAGGAACACGCGGCCGGGATGCTGGCGCATCCGACTAACGACCACGTTGAGCCGTTCCCTGAACAACGTCAGATCCGCCGTCGCATGGGGCTTCGTCGCCGTCACATCATTGCCGCCCGAATGGACCACAACGATCGCGTCGGGATGTGCAGCAAGAACCTCGTCGAGACGCTTCGTGAAGCTGTCCAGCTTCTCCCCGCCGAACCCGTAGCCGAACACCTGAACCGGCCGCCCCTTCTCGATCATCTTCGCCGATGCGTTCGTGTTGGGGTTCACAAGGTCGCGCCCGAAAGATTGCTCGACGATGCTCGCCCCCATGACCACGACCTTCGCAGGACGGCCGATCGCGCGCGATGCGTTCATTGCCCCACTGGTCGGATACGTCGGGCGTGGAATGCCGAAGAAGTCCAGCTCGACGCCAGCCGCGGCAAAGCCGGTGCCGTTCGCCTTGCTGTTGGCAAGCGGCCTTTCGAGCCTTTCCGTCCCCGGGGGCGATCCATAAGTACCGTCCCGGGCGATGGGATTGCTCCCCCGGCTGCGGTCCCACTTGTATTCGATTATGAGATCCTTCGGCCACGTCGCTTCGGAAGTGTTTTTGAGGATCGCGGCCCCTTCGATGAAGGAGATCTCGACCTCGCCAGATCGCGTGACGGTTTGATCCGTTGCAATCTCGTCGGCCCCGAGCTTGGCGAAATGCACGCCGTCCGTGTACGCCGAAGGGGGCTGACCGAAATCCGTTCCCTTGTGGGCGATCTGAACGCTTTCCCCAGGCGCAAGCGGCGCGGTGAGCCTTATGGCTTCGCCACCGCCGTCCTTATAGCCGCGCGTCCGGTATGTCGGGATGCTGTCGAGCATGGACATAGGACCGAACCCGATATCAGGCTGCGCCAGATTGGGCTGATGGACGATGTTCCCGCGTTCGATGATCGTCCCGTCCGCGAGAGGCACATTGACCTCATCAGGGCGAAGGAATCTGACCCCCTCGGGCTTCCATTCGTTCGCGTTGATCTCTGCCGCCAGCATCCGATTGACCAGCGTGTTATGCTCCCAGACGATCGGATCGATCTCGTCCCCGGTTACGAGACCGGAATTGATGAATGCGCCGGCAGACTTGGGCTCGAACAGGTGGAAATTGATCCTCGGGGTCGTCGGGAAAACAAACATGCTGCGCCGCGTCGTGACGCCCCCGAACGCGATCTTGATCGGAACGCTTGTCATGTGAGACGCGAGGAAAACCACCCCGTCGATCCGCACGTTGTTGTTCCTGACAGATTTGCCCGTGTTCATATGCTGGAAAGCGAGGATCGTCTCACCGCCCTCGCAAACGCTCCGCTGCATGTTAAGCGCCATGTCGTGCACGTCATCATGGCCCATGAAGTTCCAGCGGAGCACAGGCTGCTGCGTGTGATACGGATTAATGTTCTCCCACCATCCGTTGTAGGTGAAGAAATCGCACCCATCCATGACGGCATGATCGACACCATTGATCCGCATGCAGCCGTGCTGGTTGTGAGCGCCGTTTTTCCAGCCGCCGGACATCGCATCCCGGTGCTGTGTCAACTGCGTTCCGAGGAATGCCATGCGATTTGTACCGCTGAAAACGGCGTAATCCCCCCAGTTCGTGATGAGCGTATTCGACAGGATCGAGGTGATATGGTGATCCTCGTTATCCTGGTGCGAATTGCCGAGATACAGGATCCCGGCGTCGAAACCGGAGATAAAGATATCGTGGAGCAGGAAGTATTGCGCCTTTCGATCCGGCTCACCCCCGCGCGAGAACGTGAAGGCGCGCGCCCTGCCGCCGGTTTCGCTCCAGCTCTGCCAGCTTCCGATAATGTCGACACCCACGAACGTCATATCGAGGCCGTGGCCCGGATCCTCGCGCGGCGACTTATCGATCATGTAGAACAGCTCGCCGCTCCGCTTATCGGTCGTAACCTTGGCCCGGCCCCCGGGGGCTGCGCAGACATAGACATTCCGCAAGTAGGTCCCGACGCCATTCTCGAAACGATGCTCGCCCGGCATGTAATGCTCGACACCCAAAGCGAGCATAACCCGGAAGGGTTGCCCGTTCCGCGCTTTCTTCAATGCGTCGTAAATGCTGGTAAATGTGCCCGCGCCGGTCGGGGCTGCGGAATAATCCCCGTCCGGGTGGACATAGTTCGTTTGCGCCCCGGCGAAGAGGATATCGGGATCCTTGACGGTGAAGGGGCCGAGGGTGTGTTTCGCGAGCTTGCCGGTCGATGGCTCATAGACGATGACGGACGGTCTGTAAGTGCCGGGTTTCGTGTAAGTATGACCAACCTGCGGCCCGTAGCCGATGTTGGCGTTTCGCATGTGCTCCATGATGTTATCCGGCCGCGTGAAGCGCGAACCCGGATCGTCGAAATCCCACAGGAAGATGAATTCGTGATAGCGGCGGTCCCACGTCTCGCCCTCTGCGGGGGCCGGCGTATCAAATCCGTTGTATCCGGTGACTTTGAAATAGAAGCCTTCGGGACCAACCTGCATGTCGCTGCGCCACGTCGTCACCTCGACAGACGCGTTGGCCGATTCAGCGTCCCAATCGGCCACCCGCATGATCCCCTCCGGTGCAGGCACCGCAGGGGCAACCGGAGCTTGCCCCCAGGACGGAACATTGCCCAGAGCCCTTTCTGCAAATCCCCCTTCTACTTGAGGAAGCAACCCCGCCTCGATCGCGTCACCGATTTTGAAGCCGTGAATTCCAAATCGCGCCATTATGACAGGTCCCCCGGTGCGAGTGTTATTGCCGCCTGGATCAGGCGAGACGTGTTCAGGTTTTCGGAATTGCTCATCGAGAACGCATAGGCGCTATTGGCCGTTGTGCTCATCAGACGGAAATTCCTCAATCCGTCATGTTCCGTGACGCCGATATAGGTATCCGGTGCGTTCGCGATATTGGCCGCCGCACCGATCAGAGCGCCGCCGTCCGCCGTCATAATCTTGTTGACGAAATTGTATCCTGCCGAGCCGTTTGACAGCAGAGACGCATTTACATCCAGAACGTGATGGACCCCATTCACCCGGTAAAGCTGAATTGCCGTGGAGCCGTGGATATCCGTCGTGCTGGACAGTGCGAGACTGACGGCCCCGCCCCCCGCCGAAAGGCCCAGTTTCCGCCGGACCTCTGCGCGCGTCTGCCCGATGCTGTCTCTCGCAGCGGTTTTGCCATTGCCAACCGCCAGCCCCATCTCTTGCCCTTTGATGGTCAGGCCGTTGATGTCGCGGGAACTGTTTGCGCTCATGCTGATGGTCGCATAGTAATCCCCCTCCTCGAGACTTGGGAGATCCCAGGTCAGCGCGCTGCTTGATACGGTCGCGTCGCTGAAACGAAGCGTGGCAACTTCCGTAATCGTGAAGCCCTCGGGCTCGGGCGTCTTTTCGATCGGCAGATAGTTGCTTTCGACGGGATCGGACACGCCGGCGCTATTCTCGACCGTCACCTT of Palleronia sp. LCG004 contains these proteins:
- a CDS encoding RloB family protein gives rise to the protein MKRKSKSIRELRRPRPTKTERDKVLIVTEGEKTEPDYFNRLIATLGLTTAKVRVSGEGGAAPVSVFEAAEQILIRDDDFEQVYVVFDRDEHESYDEAIAKVHGLSQRNAFRKKTIKAITSVPCFEVWFRLHASNSCKPYTGNAGGQTAAKALVSDLRTAEIHGEKVFSNYDKKNCEAFFRQLALHRSEAKTRSARVLSQAKARGDAEHHENPSTRVHLVVEALEKLSKNS
- a CDS encoding VPLPA-CTERM sorting domain-containing protein, whose product is MRSLIAGGALIAASAVMADAAVYQYDITVELKEATVLQAYGYSNSSPTNIPSGVSCFEGDSYFTCEGDASGVEDLRGTGALSGYPDILSASLFLDTDYSIRDGGREPVCFGSGLLCSRSSIYGYYASPTGFGIYRSLSGQTDENFTSNGFFYEDDASYEFSFGGIGYYTIAGIRLQYVTTSLDISEVSPIPVPASLPLLLAGLGTLGFARRRSNERKQTHTFGTKD
- a CDS encoding outer membrane protein assembly factor BamE; translated protein: MAPALRRILAIAALVGLASCSAVYRNHGYVPPDPALSDIRVGVSDQDDVAEIIGRPTASGLLEESGWYYVQSRFRHFGLRAPEEIDREVVAISFTDAGTVSNVERFGLERGRVIALSRRVTDAEVQGVGFLQQLFGNIGNVDAASFLD
- a CDS encoding VPLPA-CTERM sorting domain-containing protein, with the protein product MKVELNRRLLPFEYFDFFERNQVSDESGLTVLSFWASNGIFSTSQTDIASFTAGADGNIAEWDIRFGENSGFDDDYSQSTSLMDRSSHRREYALEDGIGATFADASTYGPGTWSYVEGTAAAPDEIAAVPLPASVPLLATGFGILAFIRRRKATS
- a CDS encoding VPLPA-CTERM sorting domain-containing protein, with translation MSPFIIAVVALAVSVVNAEAAVYRYDVSMERNYAGYFSVSGSSDFFPDEVPTGVSCQGPAPLIQCDGFGAEDAFTMSDLFPLTTTATYIFDTASPNANPFCIGSGPLCRALEFGITMVTASPSGFTVDSSLSAGGYFVDQDRLFYADDGQNPFSFGGVDYKAGGITVSYNRTGLNISEVSPIPLPASLPMLCAGIALIGFLRRRTT
- a CDS encoding DUF177 domain-containing protein — encoded protein: MTETARRSTPTKFRLSALSRTRPHEFEIVPDQSALSALAGELDLSALRKLRLTGELVPEGRSDWRLEAMLGATLVQPCGVTLEPVTTRVDEPVRRRYVEGLDRDALPSEQEMPEDDSVEALPDTLDLEAVMHEALILAVPPFPRAPGAEALDMAVTEPGSTPMTDDDAKPLAGLRDAMKRSEH
- a CDS encoding SDR family NAD(P)-dependent oxidoreductase, which gives rise to MPHLLVTGGARRIGASVARHFAALGWAVTIHCNRSTDAAQALSDELGRDGHSCAVVQGDLADAGAIDRIFDAALAATGPVDLLLNNASTFSNDDLLDLDEAKFDDHLAVNLKAPVRLSARMADQAGGGDGLVVNMLDNKVFALNPDFFTYTISKSALLSATRLLAKRLGGRPRVCGIAPSITLVSGAQSEAEFQKTARINPLGRRVFPEDIARTLEYLWREKGLDGHIVTLDGGQSLMELGRDVAFLAQEDGVDGAL
- a CDS encoding dihydroneopterin aldolase; the protein is MARFDIRLEDLEIRMFLGIHEAEQRDRQRVLVSVEMRIDVPDADGTLHVDYDRVADHIREYAGTHIATQEELTSRIHAFVTGLDHVVEARVSSRKPDIYPDCRSVGVTFSG
- a CDS encoding ATP-binding protein — translated: MLIEFSVQNHRTFRTKQTFTMAATATTQRAGHGHVLQTGFPAMPFVLTEACIFGANGSGKSSLINAMAAMKHFVRTSGKNSPGDQFETKPFVFDSTSHKEASEFEVVFIVGDLIYHYGFSLTKNRVIEEWLFARSKTTGRERHIFSREFNPLEGEYDWHLNSSQLKGERDSWKSQTLENALFLSTAVRLNAEYLDPVFNWITKSWQLIYSDELEHRTSRTTDWLREEEKKKRILQFLASADIELADVSVEDKEVPAEVFSVVKAFVESQNDGEKLDINDMKMPDLTTYRVDSEGTKRSLAFREESSGTQALFGLSAVILDTLDNGRTLVVDELNTGLHPLAFQHLVGLFASEKINSKGAQLVFTTHDTSVADQECLGRDQIWMVEKDPQLSARLVPLSDFKERGAKGFQKKYLDGRFGGVPRVLE